The proteins below are encoded in one region of Neisseriales bacterium:
- a CDS encoding cation transporter, translating into MLNDAASTKKITKSVTLLSAGTNTLLSIAQVVTGYFAHSSALVADGIHTLSDLAADLAILFVNRKSHEAADAEHPYGHARFENAASLIFGLLLSVVGLGILVSAITKLTVLTTIPVVHQFALVVTLLSLVTKEALFRYIRAIAKRTHSALLEINAWHARSDAAASLVVICGIVGNLAGYPFLDPIAALLVSAMIFKAGFQMAKSGFADLTDHALPPKEMDAIKAILAAVPGIRSIHNLRSRRTGSYAVIDAHIEVDPRISVTEGHYIALTAERHIQAAFAAHDILIHVDPYDEERSMGSNLPQRPEIDALLTPILQRYQQQHYSYVLHYVDHIVEIMVILAQPLTASQQVALEHNLLEALPPSTRLQLLWHKPFKTRLKSPKTNFAKDKKVS; encoded by the coding sequence ATGCTTAACGATGCTGCATCAACAAAAAAAATAACCAAATCCGTCACGCTTTTAAGTGCTGGCACCAATACACTACTAAGTATTGCGCAGGTAGTTACGGGTTACTTTGCACACTCAAGCGCTTTGGTCGCAGATGGTATACACACGCTGTCAGATTTAGCAGCTGATCTAGCTATCCTCTTTGTCAACCGTAAAAGCCATGAAGCCGCTGATGCAGAGCATCCTTACGGCCATGCGCGTTTTGAAAATGCCGCTTCCTTAATTTTTGGTTTGTTGTTAAGTGTGGTAGGGTTAGGCATCCTTGTCTCAGCCATCACCAAATTAACCGTACTCACTACGATTCCTGTAGTGCACCAATTTGCTTTAGTTGTAACACTCCTCTCTCTTGTTACCAAAGAAGCCCTGTTTCGATACATTCGTGCCATAGCCAAACGAACCCATTCGGCTTTATTGGAAATTAATGCTTGGCATGCTAGATCCGATGCTGCTGCTTCATTAGTCGTGATATGTGGTATTGTGGGTAATTTGGCCGGGTATCCTTTTTTGGATCCCATTGCGGCCTTATTAGTCAGTGCCATGATTTTTAAAGCAGGTTTTCAGATGGCTAAAAGTGGATTTGCAGATTTAACGGATCACGCTCTACCACCAAAAGAAATGGACGCTATTAAAGCTATCTTGGCAGCGGTACCAGGCATTAGATCTATCCACAATTTACGTTCGCGTCGCACCGGAAGTTATGCAGTGATTGATGCGCACATTGAAGTCGATCCGCGTATTAGTGTCACGGAAGGCCATTACATTGCGTTAACTGCAGAGCGACATATTCAAGCAGCTTTTGCTGCCCATGATATTTTAATTCATGTTGATCCTTACGATGAAGAACGTAGCATGGGTTCTAACTTGCCCCAGAGACCAGAGATCGACGCTCTGCTTACACCAATCTTACAACGTTACCAGCAACAACATTACTCCTATGTTCTGCACTATGTTGACCATATAGTTGAAATTATGGTTATTCTTGCCCAACCTCTTACAGCATCCCAACAAGTAGCCTTAGAACATAATTTATTAGAGGCTCTACCGCCATCTACTCGTTTACAATTGTTGTGGCATAAACCTTTCAAGACAAGGCTAAAATCCCCTAAAACCAATTTTGCTAAAGACAAGAAAGTGTCTTGA